Proteins encoded in a region of the Bacteroidota bacterium genome:
- a CDS encoding CcmD family protein, whose translation MDRMVVALVLLVIWSGIFFFLWRLDRKVKALEKKTVESDQ comes from the coding sequence ATGGATCGAATGGTCGTTGCACTGGTTTTATTGGTCATCTGGTCAGGCATTTTTTTCTTTCTCTGGCGGTTAGACAGAAAAGTAAAGGCCCTTGAAAAGAAAACCGTGGAGTCTGATCAATGA
- the ccsA gene encoding cytochrome c biogenesis protein CcsA: MRPLPTWLKWSLAVWMAAILVIGWLMPIPKLPVLGETARNIYFHVPQAFTMIFMLVISFWNSYRFLKSGNLNDDLKAESAASVGMLFGITTIITGAIWADFTWGVYWNWDPKQTLFLGLLLIYAAYFVLRLSVDDPHRKAKLSAGYNLFSFLVMPFLVFVIPRLLPGLHPGAPEDDGANNPVVSGIELSIRILLYSSFIGFGVLAYWLYNLRYRLARIARHING, encoded by the coding sequence ATGCGTCCCTTGCCCACTTGGCTGAAATGGAGTCTGGCCGTCTGGATGGCAGCCATACTTGTGATCGGCTGGCTGATGCCAATACCCAAACTCCCGGTTCTCGGTGAAACCGCACGGAATATTTATTTCCACGTACCGCAGGCTTTCACGATGATCTTTATGCTTGTGATCAGCTTCTGGAACAGTTACCGGTTCCTGAAATCAGGCAACCTGAACGATGACCTCAAGGCTGAATCGGCTGCTTCCGTCGGGATGCTTTTTGGTATCACCACCATCATTACCGGTGCCATCTGGGCCGACTTTACCTGGGGTGTCTATTGGAACTGGGATCCGAAACAAACGCTGTTTCTGGGTCTCCTTCTCATCTATGCTGCCTACTTTGTTCTGCGGTTATCGGTGGATGATCCGCACAGAAAGGCAAAGCTCTCGGCTGGTTATAATCTGTTTTCCTTTCTGGTCATGCCGTTTCTTGTCTTTGTCATCCCCAGACTGCTGCCCGGTCTGCATCCCGGCGCCCCCGAAGATGATGGCGCCAACAATCCGGTTGTTAGCGGGATCGAATTGTCCATCCGGATTCTTCTGTACAGTTCCTTTATCGGATTTGGCGTATTAGCATACTGGTTATATAATCTTCGGTACCGCCTGGCACGGATTGCCCGGCACATCAACGGATAG
- a CDS encoding heme exporter protein CcmB, which translates to MMVFWMPVITLLRKEFRQEIRSRVALNGLALFVVILVALIAFSTGGADLSPVMFFSLMWLGLFFSSMVGLSRSFVAESDQGTLDFLTFLARPSQIFLSKFLFNVGMAVSVSFLILLLFLFFFNPPVVRWDWFLPGLIAGSVAITSATTFLSALVALSDARGTLFPVLAVPVLIPLIMVLVQFTRLCLGAGSPDRIFEPAGVILAYTGVMITGSLLLFDWIWN; encoded by the coding sequence ATGATGGTTTTTTGGATGCCGGTTATAACCTTGCTCAGAAAGGAATTCCGTCAGGAAATCCGAAGCAGGGTGGCCCTGAATGGTCTGGCCCTGTTTGTGGTGATTCTGGTCGCGCTGATTGCCTTTTCCACCGGAGGAGCGGACTTGTCACCGGTCATGTTCTTCTCGCTTATGTGGCTGGGGTTGTTTTTCTCGTCAATGGTGGGTCTTTCGCGGTCGTTTGTGGCAGAATCTGATCAGGGAACGCTCGATTTTCTTACTTTTCTGGCACGTCCTTCCCAGATTTTCCTCTCGAAGTTTCTGTTTAATGTCGGAATGGCTGTATCGGTCTCCTTTCTGATTCTCTTGCTCTTCCTGTTCTTCTTCAATCCACCGGTAGTCCGATGGGACTGGTTCCTTCCTGGTTTGATAGCAGGATCGGTGGCCATCACCTCTGCCACCACTTTTCTCTCTGCGCTGGTGGCGCTTTCCGATGCACGGGGAACATTATTTCCGGTGTTGGCGGTCCCTGTTCTGATTCCTCTCATTATGGTGCTGGTACAATTTACACGGCTGTGTCTCGGTGCCGGGTCTCCCGATCGTATTTTTGAACCTGCCGGGGTCATCCTGGCTTACACCGGGGTAATGATCACCGGAAGTCTTTTACTTTTCGACTGGATCTGGAACTGA
- a CDS encoding DUF4837 family protein, producing the protein MRFPRLAVVLFLLALLSACSDYKPMAIGPEGRIVVFADSSVYQEAKPYLQRTVFREVLAVPRPESMLEEEWQDARQFEPLKQRAYLLFLASADDTSFASRLALSLLSDDVKNLVAKGEQTTFTVRNKWRNGQQVMFVIAPSKDAMGQTIMKDSAAITFGWTDFTLKRAYHHMFRRHSQPDLEERLLERVGFTPRIQHDYVVIHDSVGPNFVYLKRIQPDLDRWFWIHWWDAPTPAFPTFSRLMDIQDSVLKVQITAEDSTYAETDRRALSQKEISFNGFYGVETRGLWRMNDYSLGGPFVNYTFYNDSLNRIYMFNGSVLAPKFQSKADFVREMEVIARSIRFREGKGATPELR; encoded by the coding sequence ATGCGCTTTCCCCGTCTGGCCGTCGTTCTGTTCCTGTTGGCCCTTCTCTCTGCCTGCAGTGACTATAAGCCCATGGCCATTGGTCCCGAAGGCCGGATTGTGGTTTTTGCAGATTCTTCAGTTTATCAGGAAGCGAAGCCCTACCTGCAGCGAACGGTTTTCAGGGAAGTTCTGGCCGTCCCACGTCCCGAATCCATGCTGGAAGAAGAATGGCAGGATGCAAGGCAGTTTGAACCGCTGAAGCAACGGGCCTATCTGCTCTTCCTGGCCTCTGCCGATGACACCTCCTTTGCCTCCCGTCTGGCGCTTTCTCTGCTGAGTGATGATGTTAAAAACCTGGTTGCAAAAGGAGAACAAACCACTTTCACCGTCCGGAATAAATGGCGGAACGGCCAGCAGGTCATGTTTGTGATTGCCCCTTCCAAGGATGCCATGGGTCAGACCATCATGAAAGACAGCGCGGCTATTACCTTCGGATGGACCGATTTCACTCTGAAACGGGCTTACCACCACATGTTCCGGCGACACTCCCAGCCCGACCTGGAAGAACGATTACTCGAACGGGTGGGTTTTACCCCACGCATCCAGCACGATTACGTGGTTATTCATGATTCGGTCGGACCCAATTTTGTTTATCTGAAGCGCATTCAGCCCGATCTGGACCGCTGGTTCTGGATTCATTGGTGGGATGCCCCAACTCCCGCCTTTCCCACTTTTTCCAGACTCATGGATATTCAGGATTCGGTTCTGAAAGTACAGATTACCGCCGAAGACAGCACCTATGCCGAGACAGACCGCCGCGCCTTGTCTCAAAAAGAAATCAGTTTCAACGGGTTTTATGGCGTTGAAACCCGCGGGCTCTGGAGAATGAATGATTATTCGCTGGGCGGACCCTTTGTCAATTATACGTTCTACAACGACTCACTGAACCGGATTTACATGTTCAATGGCTCTGTACTGGCTCCCAAATTTCAGTCCAAAGCCGATTTTGTCAGAGAAATGGAAGTCATTGCACGCTCCATCCGTTTCCGTGAAGGAAAAGGGGCCACACCTGAACTCCGGTAA
- a CDS encoding ATP-dependent metallopeptidase FtsH/Yme1/Tma family protein has translation MSQPPTPQRPSGEPPARSARTSTWILVSGLIIIVLFLVGQRLFRGDTYHNPDIPYNEFVRLLDLGQITEVNITQESNSALVTGKLAMEEPLLLTDGKTLKFNRFQTTIPAADESFSRLLVSKGVRVTISKPGYDWTFILITSAPWILLILIYLFFMRRMQASANPRGEKNVFNFGKSRAKLQLEGEPQVTFKDVAGCEEAKEELREIVDFLKTPEKFTRLGGKIPKGVLLLGPPGTGKTLLARAIAGEAGVPFFSLSGADFVEMFVGVGASRVRDVFEQGKKHAPSIIFIDELDAVGRQRGAGLGGGHDEREQTLNALLVELDGFDERTNVILIAATNRPDILDTALLRPGRFDRQVVVDRPDVKGREGILRVHSRKIPLGKDVDLELLARVTPGMSGADLANLVNEAVLIAARDNCDEVSMIHFERAKDKILTGVERKSVVMNEREKKITAYHEAGHALVARYVEFADPVHKVTIIPRGRALGVTTYLPTEDKYSYSRQELLARICFILGGRVSEKIIFGDYSTGASNDIEQATNLARKMICEFGMSDQLGPVSYGSQDREVFLGRDFGYQKNFSEKTAVEIDQEILRLIRNSEDRAEKLLRDHIAVLHEVAETLLVRETITGDDIDQIIKRHQSTT, from the coding sequence ATGAGTCAGCCCCCGACCCCTCAGCGTCCTTCCGGCGAACCACCAGCCAGATCTGCACGTACATCGACCTGGATCCTCGTTTCAGGTTTGATCATCATCGTTTTGTTCCTGGTGGGACAACGGCTGTTCAGGGGCGATACCTATCACAATCCCGATATTCCCTACAACGAGTTTGTGCGCCTGCTCGATCTGGGGCAGATCACCGAAGTCAATATCACTCAGGAATCCAATTCGGCCCTCGTGACCGGTAAACTGGCCATGGAAGAGCCGTTGCTGCTCACCGATGGAAAAACACTCAAGTTTAACCGGTTTCAGACAACCATTCCCGCTGCCGATGAATCTTTTTCCCGTTTGCTGGTGTCGAAGGGTGTCCGGGTGACCATTTCAAAACCTGGTTACGACTGGACCTTCATTCTCATCACCTCGGCACCCTGGATTCTGCTGATTCTTATCTACCTGTTTTTCATGCGACGCATGCAGGCCTCTGCCAATCCGAGAGGGGAAAAAAACGTCTTTAACTTCGGAAAAAGCAGGGCCAAACTTCAACTTGAAGGTGAACCTCAGGTCACCTTTAAAGATGTGGCCGGGTGTGAAGAGGCCAAGGAAGAGTTGCGTGAAATTGTTGATTTTCTCAAGACTCCCGAAAAATTCACCCGCTTAGGCGGAAAAATTCCGAAAGGCGTGCTGCTGCTTGGCCCTCCCGGAACCGGAAAAACCCTTCTGGCCCGGGCCATTGCAGGTGAAGCCGGTGTTCCCTTTTTCTCGCTGAGCGGAGCCGATTTCGTCGAAATGTTTGTGGGAGTGGGAGCCAGCCGCGTTCGCGATGTATTTGAACAAGGCAAGAAACATGCCCCGAGTATCATTTTCATTGATGAACTCGATGCCGTCGGAAGGCAACGGGGTGCTGGCCTTGGGGGCGGACATGACGAACGCGAACAAACACTGAACGCCCTTCTGGTTGAACTGGACGGATTTGATGAGCGGACCAATGTGATTCTGATTGCCGCCACCAACCGGCCCGACATTCTTGATACTGCCCTGCTGCGGCCGGGTCGGTTTGACCGACAGGTGGTGGTGGACCGGCCGGATGTAAAAGGCCGTGAAGGAATCCTGAGAGTCCATTCGCGGAAAATCCCCCTGGGGAAAGATGTCGATCTGGAATTACTAGCCCGGGTCACACCGGGTATGTCGGGAGCCGATCTTGCCAATCTGGTGAATGAAGCGGTACTGATTGCTGCCCGCGATAATTGCGATGAAGTCTCCATGATTCATTTCGAACGGGCCAAGGATAAAATCCTGACTGGTGTTGAACGGAAAAGTGTGGTGATGAATGAACGCGAAAAGAAAATCACCGCCTATCACGAAGCAGGTCATGCGCTGGTGGCCCGGTATGTTGAATTTGCAGACCCGGTTCATAAAGTGACCATTATTCCCAGAGGCCGTGCACTCGGGGTAACCACCTACCTGCCCACCGAAGACAAGTATTCCTATTCCAGACAGGAATTGCTTGCACGTATTTGTTTCATTCTCGGCGGCCGGGTATCCGAAAAGATTATCTTTGGTGATTATTCGACCGGTGCCTCAAACGACATTGAACAGGCCACCAATCTGGCCCGGAAAATGATCTGCGAATTCGGGATGAGTGATCAGCTCGGTCCCGTTTCCTATGGCTCTCAGGACCGGGAAGTGTTCCTCGGACGTGATTTTGGCTATCAGAAGAACTTTTCCGAAAAAACTGCCGTTGAGATCGATCAGGAAATTCTTCGCCTGATCAGGAACTCCGAAGACCGGGCAGAAAAGTTACTCCGGGATCACATCGCGGTCCTTCACGAAGTTGCAGAAACCCTGCTCGTGCGCGAAACCATTACCGGCGATGACATTGACCAGATTATTAAACGGCACCAGTCCACAACATGA
- the hpt gene encoding hypoxanthine phosphoribosyltransferase: MDISHKQLDTPPSGPPVRRVKVNGEWFDLLLSEEQIRQRVVQIGTQLKNDYAGKVPIFMGVLNGAYIFMADLMREFDGDCEMDFMKLSSYGDRKISSGSVSVVKDFSANLENRDVIIVEDVIDSGLSMTFIRNLILSHRPASLRIATFLHKPEVSTIDFPIDYTAFEIPKWFVIGYGLDYAQKARNLKEVYILSPDQKE; the protein is encoded by the coding sequence ATGGACATCTCACACAAACAACTGGATACGCCTCCGTCTGGTCCCCCGGTCCGTCGGGTAAAGGTCAACGGAGAGTGGTTCGACTTGCTGCTGTCTGAAGAACAAATCAGGCAGCGCGTCGTCCAAATCGGAACACAACTTAAAAACGACTATGCAGGCAAGGTGCCCATCTTTATGGGTGTTCTGAATGGTGCATACATTTTCATGGCTGATCTGATGCGGGAATTTGATGGCGATTGTGAAATGGATTTTATGAAACTTTCCAGCTATGGCGACCGGAAAATCAGTTCCGGATCGGTCAGCGTGGTTAAGGATTTCAGCGCAAACCTCGAAAACCGCGATGTCATCATCGTTGAGGATGTGATCGATTCGGGTCTTTCCATGACCTTTATCAGAAATCTGATTCTCAGTCACCGGCCAGCCAGTCTGCGTATTGCAACGTTCTTACACAAACCCGAAGTTTCCACCATCGACTTCCCCATCGATTACACCGCCTTCGAAATTCCGAAATGGTTTGTCATCGGTTACGGTCTGGATTACGCTCAGAAGGCCCGAAACCTGAAGGAAGTCTATATTCTCAGTCCTGATCAGAAAGAGTAA
- the tilS gene encoding tRNA lysidine(34) synthetase TilS yields the protein MHLAYQSFCSVLQSLPGSDSLRAILSVSGGVDSMVLLECFRLWAVDHPQSVIHVFHLNHLTRPGENEQEEALVRNAAEGAQFIFHGFRWTQPSTAGNFQASAREERYRLLNQIAAEENLDWLVTAHHRDDAIETLLYRLFTGPSLSNLAPIPVTDQNRLRPLRSVSRSEILSFAIRQRLTWAEDSSNQTDDYTRNRIRRSLIPLLESLFPDRWIPSLETLSSQTQECQLLLHNLAESGRSEWISEVPNGFKIDITGNSVYNDFLLSVLIGEEFHTRWASQPGPGWLLRWLRASDTTKPGLPDGIRWKKRDSFIIFFRPRFGDQQDLVTEPVGETDRLSGNDDTPVLDADRLFHPLKVTFRRAGDRFQPLGFDREIGLSDFLINRKVPVWQRDTIPVIRDRSGKIIWVAGLAISEQVKWTSHTNNWIRLRLVPRSVG from the coding sequence ATGCATCTGGCTTATCAATCCTTCTGCTCTGTTCTTCAGAGTCTTCCCGGTTCAGACTCTCTACGGGCCATACTTTCTGTTTCGGGCGGGGTGGACAGCATGGTCCTGCTTGAATGTTTCCGGTTGTGGGCAGTTGATCATCCGCAATCGGTCATCCATGTCTTTCACCTGAATCATCTGACACGACCCGGCGAGAATGAGCAGGAGGAGGCTCTGGTCAGAAACGCAGCGGAAGGTGCTCAATTTATATTTCATGGCTTCCGGTGGACTCAACCCTCAACTGCTGGCAACTTTCAGGCCAGCGCCCGGGAGGAAAGGTACCGGCTGCTGAATCAGATTGCCGCAGAGGAAAACCTTGACTGGCTGGTCACGGCCCACCATCGGGATGATGCCATTGAAACCCTGCTTTACCGCCTGTTCACCGGACCTTCTCTTTCGAATCTGGCCCCAATTCCCGTGACCGATCAAAACCGGCTCAGACCGCTCCGGTCCGTCAGCAGGTCCGAGATACTTTCCTTTGCAATCAGGCAACGATTAACATGGGCAGAGGATTCCTCGAATCAGACCGATGATTACACCAGAAACCGCATCCGCCGGAGTCTGATTCCGCTGCTTGAGTCGCTCTTTCCCGATCGTTGGATTCCCTCGCTTGAGACCCTCAGTTCACAGACACAGGAATGCCAGCTGCTTTTACATAATCTGGCCGAATCGGGCCGATCCGAGTGGATCAGTGAGGTTCCCAACGGGTTTAAAATTGATATTACGGGAAATTCGGTCTATAATGATTTTCTGTTATCGGTCCTCATCGGTGAGGAATTTCACACCCGGTGGGCATCCCAACCCGGACCGGGATGGTTGCTCCGTTGGCTGCGGGCCTCCGATACGACCAAACCTGGATTACCGGATGGAATCCGCTGGAAAAAACGGGATTCCTTCATCATATTTTTCCGTCCCCGGTTTGGCGATCAGCAGGATCTGGTAACTGAACCCGTTGGGGAAACAGACCGGCTGAGTGGGAATGATGATACCCCGGTACTTGATGCCGACCGTTTGTTTCACCCCCTGAAGGTCACTTTCCGACGTGCAGGTGACCGGTTTCAGCCTCTCGGCTTCGACAGGGAAATCGGATTGAGTGATTTTTTAATTAACCGGAAAGTACCGGTCTGGCAGCGCGATACCATTCCGGTCATCCGTGACCGGAGTGGAAAAATTATCTGGGTGGCCGGTTTAGCAATTTCAGAGCAGGTAAAATGGACATCTCACACAAACAACTGGATACGCCTCCGTCTGGTCCCCCGGTCCGTCGGGTAA
- a CDS encoding c-type cytochrome — MKKVILYVVVALVVLIAGAIGSLFLFFPAVGPSPELTVEVTPERVKRGEYLANSVSVCMDCHSTRDWTKFSGPLEPGSLGKGGEAFTKAMGFPGDYYAPNITPAGIGEWSDGDIYRALTAGVKKDGEPIFPVMPFHAYGKMDQEDIYSIIAYLRTLPSIENKVPASSSDFPFNLILRTLPAEGTPSPLPPATDTLAMGEYLFNAAACTDCHTPVDDKGAPLPGMYLAGGRAFPMPSGTVRSANLTSDKKTGIGTWTASQFVSRFKAYADSSYQPHTVAEGQFQTVMPWVMYASMTEADLTAMFRFLQTVPPVSQSVTRFDPVGQQTAGQ, encoded by the coding sequence ATGAAAAAAGTGATTTTGTATGTGGTGGTTGCTCTGGTGGTGCTGATTGCCGGGGCCATCGGAAGTTTATTCCTTTTCTTTCCTGCCGTTGGTCCTTCTCCTGAACTGACAGTGGAAGTGACTCCCGAACGGGTGAAGCGGGGCGAGTATCTGGCCAATTCCGTCTCCGTTTGTATGGATTGTCATTCAACCCGCGACTGGACGAAATTTTCGGGACCATTGGAACCCGGATCATTGGGTAAAGGTGGAGAAGCCTTTACCAAAGCCATGGGATTTCCCGGCGACTACTATGCTCCTAACATCACACCTGCAGGCATTGGTGAATGGTCCGACGGAGATATTTACAGGGCACTGACAGCCGGAGTAAAAAAGGACGGGGAACCGATTTTCCCGGTCATGCCCTTCCATGCCTATGGAAAGATGGATCAGGAGGACATTTATTCTATCATCGCCTATTTGCGTACCCTTCCCTCCATTGAAAATAAGGTACCGGCATCGTCAAGTGATTTTCCGTTTAATCTGATTCTGAGAACACTTCCGGCGGAAGGAACCCCTTCTCCGCTTCCCCCTGCCACCGATACGCTGGCCATGGGTGAGTACCTGTTCAACGCAGCAGCCTGCACCGATTGTCATACACCGGTTGATGATAAAGGGGCGCCCCTTCCCGGCATGTATCTGGCAGGCGGGCGGGCCTTCCCGATGCCATCGGGTACTGTCCGGTCTGCAAACCTGACTTCTGATAAAAAAACAGGGATTGGCACCTGGACCGCTTCACAGTTTGTCAGCCGGTTCAAGGCTTATGCCGATAGTTCTTATCAACCACACACCGTCGCTGAAGGCCAGTTTCAGACCGTCATGCCCTGGGTGATGTATGCCAGCATGACCGAAGCAGATCTGACGGCCATGTTCCGGTTTTTGCAGACTGTTCCGCCGGTCAGCCAATCGGTCACCCGGTTCGATCCGGTCGGCCAACAGACTGCAGGACAGTAA
- a CDS encoding starch-binding protein: MQLKRLLVPAFLLAAILTAHAQTDFREETIYFLMTTRFYDGDPTNNRPTEWCSYDPTNPGRQITDPNDVTWRGDFKGLIDKLDFIKNMGFTAIWITPVVQNRGPLDYHGYHAWDFTKVDPRYESEGVTFKTLLDSVHAKGMKLVLDVVTNHSGRFGIKGQAEIKYNTDPNQPWGKDKNGNTLQDNPNWEYDGLTPNPDDNKIWSRANLAKMPSPYNANLAAHNWPSKESYVDTSDPIWYHHSGNGFAQGYDDTENLYNRALAGDTPDLNTESQAVRDYLVAAYKTFIDMGVDAFRWDTIKHMDRASVLYFLDEWKKINPDLFVFGEVAQKRHELHPVEEINPHWYTWRGAPGSSANSGMAVIDFYAQATFHNVFEEGGAFSGVKSAARYDHLYADPSTNMLWLDNHDFGPNNDWNRRYGGSAENLAAAMNFMFTWRGIPIIYYGTEMQFMKGAYADIHESADIEKSLDRTGRAYYGTAMNNAPTNKLYKHLKKLNDMRKAIPALQKGSWTWAGGDHGNGVGYVRESGDSYVAVGLAKDGPVTFTFTGLKKNGTYRDAVTGHEIEVTGGTLSFKVSPSSAGIYVHNGPGRIGELGTGFFQSSSDGGGGGNPGGKVTVSPDPVKAGQPVTITYDGFLNDNTVVNLYWSFNSWTGTTTTSPMTKKQDGTWTVTVNVPQTATGTLDFVFNNGSGTWDNNSNQDWHYTITGGGGGSNLTVHFYKPEDWSGVKIHFWNVANATSTWPGVDMVSEGENWYKHTFTGATSASIVFNDGAGKQTADLTRSGSEGWFYNGAWYDSKPDTGGPQDPDMDIYLYKPADWAGVKIYFWNVSSGATTTWPGVDMTSIGNNWYKYTFTGANSASIVFNDGAGKQSSDLSRSGSDGWYYNGAWYNSLGDTPVSVDEEPQTAFKPELYENYPNPFNPSTVVSFWLPQGGYARLTIFNALGQEITVLADGLFQAGMVTRRFDARGLSSGLYVVRLETQGTIQSRRMIFNK; the protein is encoded by the coding sequence ATGCAATTAAAACGACTTCTGGTTCCGGCTTTTCTGTTGGCGGCCATTTTAACAGCCCATGCTCAGACCGATTTCCGTGAAGAAACCATTTACTTCCTGATGACCACCCGGTTTTATGACGGAGATCCCACGAACAACCGGCCAACCGAATGGTGTTCCTATGACCCCACCAATCCGGGAAGACAAATCACCGATCCGAACGATGTCACCTGGCGAGGCGATTTCAAGGGTCTGATCGATAAACTCGATTTTATTAAGAACATGGGATTCACGGCCATCTGGATCACCCCGGTGGTGCAGAACCGCGGACCACTGGACTATCATGGATACCACGCCTGGGACTTTACCAAAGTCGATCCCCGATACGAATCGGAGGGCGTCACGTTTAAAACCCTTCTCGATTCGGTTCACGCAAAAGGCATGAAACTCGTTCTCGATGTGGTCACCAATCACTCAGGTCGTTTCGGCATCAAGGGACAAGCGGAAATCAAATACAACACCGATCCCAACCAGCCCTGGGGCAAAGACAAAAACGGAAACACCCTGCAGGATAATCCAAACTGGGAATATGACGGATTGACACCCAACCCCGATGACAACAAAATCTGGAGCCGTGCTAATCTGGCAAAAATGCCGTCACCCTACAATGCGAATCTGGCCGCTCACAACTGGCCATCGAAAGAATCCTATGTTGATACCAGCGATCCCATCTGGTATCACCACTCAGGAAACGGATTTGCCCAGGGTTATGACGACACCGAAAACCTGTACAACCGGGCATTGGCTGGTGATACTCCCGACCTGAATACAGAAAGCCAGGCGGTCCGGGATTATCTGGTGGCAGCCTATAAAACCTTTATTGACATGGGTGTGGACGCCTTCCGATGGGATACCATCAAACACATGGACCGCGCATCGGTCCTGTATTTTCTGGATGAATGGAAAAAGATCAACCCCGATCTGTTTGTATTTGGTGAAGTGGCTCAGAAGCGCCACGAATTACACCCGGTTGAAGAGATCAATCCGCACTGGTACACCTGGCGGGGAGCACCGGGTTCAAGTGCAAACTCGGGAATGGCCGTCATCGATTTTTATGCTCAGGCCACTTTTCACAATGTCTTTGAAGAAGGCGGTGCCTTTTCGGGTGTAAAAAGTGCAGCGCGCTATGATCATCTGTATGCAGATCCTTCCACGAATATGCTCTGGCTGGATAATCATGATTTCGGTCCAAACAACGACTGGAACCGTCGTTACGGCGGATCCGCAGAAAACCTGGCTGCTGCCATGAATTTCATGTTTACCTGGCGTGGCATTCCGATTATCTATTACGGAACCGAAATGCAGTTTATGAAAGGGGCTTATGCAGACATCCACGAGTCTGCCGATATAGAAAAATCCCTTGACCGTACCGGACGGGCTTATTACGGAACAGCCATGAATAATGCCCCAACCAACAAACTCTACAAGCACCTTAAGAAACTCAACGATATGCGGAAGGCCATTCCAGCGTTGCAAAAAGGATCGTGGACCTGGGCAGGCGGCGACCACGGCAATGGGGTTGGTTATGTACGCGAATCGGGCGACAGTTATGTGGCGGTTGGATTGGCAAAAGACGGACCGGTCACCTTTACCTTTACCGGACTGAAGAAAAACGGCACCTACCGCGATGCGGTTACCGGGCATGAAATTGAAGTCACCGGCGGAACACTCAGCTTCAAAGTTTCCCCCTCTTCAGCCGGCATCTATGTCCATAACGGACCGGGACGGATCGGCGAACTCGGCACCGGATTTTTCCAATCCTCCTCAGATGGCGGCGGCGGCGGAAATCCGGGAGGAAAAGTTACAGTCAGTCCAGATCCGGTCAAAGCGGGTCAGCCGGTAACCATTACTTATGACGGATTTCTGAATGACAACACGGTGGTTAACCTGTACTGGTCCTTCAACTCCTGGACCGGCACCACCACCACCTCGCCCATGACGAAAAAGCAGGATGGCACGTGGACTGTTACAGTCAATGTTCCTCAAACGGCCACCGGCACACTCGACTTCGTTTTCAATAACGGGTCGGGAACCTGGGACAACAACAGCAATCAGGACTGGCATTACACCATTACCGGCGGGGGTGGCGGATCCAACCTGACCGTTCACTTTTACAAACCCGAGGACTGGTCCGGCGTAAAAATTCACTTCTGGAATGTGGCCAATGCAACCAGCACCTGGCCAGGGGTCGACATGGTTTCTGAAGGTGAAAACTGGTATAAGCATACGTTTACCGGAGCCACCTCGGCCAGCATTGTCTTCAATGACGGAGCAGGCAAGCAAACGGCCGATCTGACCCGCTCCGGGTCGGAAGGATGGTTTTACAACGGGGCCTGGTATGACTCAAAACCCGATACCGGCGGACCTCAGGATCCAGACATGGATATCTACCTTTACAAACCGGCCGATTGGGCGGGAGTAAAAATCTACTTCTGGAACGTGTCAAGCGGAGCTACCACCACCTGGCCGGGAGTCGACATGACCAGCATTGGTAACAATTGGTATAAGTACACCTTTACCGGTGCCAATTCGGCCAGTATTGTTTTCAACGACGGCGCCGGCAAGCAATCCTCAGACCTGAGCCGCAGCGGAAGCGATGGCTGGTACTACAATGGGGCCTGGTACAACTCTTTGGGTGATACCCCTGTTTCAGTGGATGAAGAACCCCAAACCGCGTTTAAACCGGAACTGTATGAGAATTACCCGAATCCGTTCAATCCATCCACCGTGGTTTCCTTCTGGTTGCCACAGGGCGGATATGCACGTCTGACGATATTCAATGCTCTTGGGCAGGAAATCACCGTCCTGGCCGACGGACTATTCCAAGCCGGTATGGTGACCCGACGGTTCGATGCTCGCGGACTGAGCAGCGGTTTGTATGTGGTCCGGCTGGAAACTCAGGGAACCATTCAGTCACGGCGGATGATCTTTAACAAATAA